The DNA region CACCAGTCCGCTTGCCGAGGCCTCGGGCTCGACGCAGCCCGGCACGCCGCACGCGCACTCCAGCGCGCCGTCCCCGAGCGGGATGTGCCCGAGTTCTCCGGCTCCGCCCCACGCACCACGATGGACACGCCCGTCGATCACCATCCCGCACCCGATGCCGGTGCCGAGTGTGACCAGCACCAGCGTGTGTGCGTCTCTCCCGGCGCCCAGCCGATGCTCGGCCAGCGCGGCGAGATTGGCGTCGTTGTCCACCACCACCCGGCGCCCCAGGCGGCGCTCGAGCTCGTCACGCACCGGCTCGTCGTGCCAGTGCGG from Candidatus Eisenbacteria bacterium includes:
- a CDS encoding ROK family protein, with protein sequence MSIGLDLGGTDLKAVRLADSGEVLAFARVPSRALESHSGPYEAAIAVLEALGSGDAGEARATIGFGCPGVIDPSTGVLRGATAHLPHWHDEPVRDELERRLGRRVVVDNDANLAALAEHRLGAGRDAHTLVLVTLGTGIGCGMVIDGRVHRGAWGGAGELGHIPLGDGALECACGVPGCVEPEASASGLV